One Tamlana carrageenivorans genomic region harbors:
- a CDS encoding restriction endonuclease subunit S produces the protein MQFNSKEEFSFVEMKDLDSNNKSVTPSDFKKLKGGAKFQNGDTLFARITPCLQNGKICQVKGLKNNKGFGSTEFLVFRGKEGVSDSDFVYYLSRDSFVRQFAEANMIGTSGRQRVAKEAFQNLELELPPLQEQKAIASILSAIDDKIENNLAINKTLEDMAMALYKHWFVDFAPFQDGAFVDSELGQTPKGWEVKKLVDFCNLTMGQSPKSEFYNDKKIGFPFHQGVKDYGERFPEDITYSTEGNRYAEEGDILFSVRAPVGRLNIAKNKIILGRGLASLRLKNHSENGFLFYLLKNKFTADDIIGDGTVYKSVNKKEIEDLYFVLPDFKIIAEFNKLIASIDNQYLSNYTENQTLIQLRNTLLPKLISGDIQLKAIRQQVENAL, from the coding sequence ATGCAATTCAACTCAAAGGAAGAGTTTTCTTTTGTTGAAATGAAAGACTTAGATTCTAATAACAAATCTGTTACCCCCTCAGATTTTAAAAAATTAAAAGGTGGTGCTAAATTTCAAAATGGAGATACATTGTTTGCAAGGATTACACCTTGTTTACAAAACGGAAAAATTTGCCAAGTAAAAGGATTAAAGAATAATAAAGGTTTCGGCTCTACCGAATTTCTGGTGTTTAGAGGAAAGGAAGGGGTTTCAGATTCGGACTTTGTTTATTATTTATCACGTGATTCATTTGTTAGACAATTTGCAGAAGCGAACATGATTGGAACCTCTGGAAGGCAGAGGGTTGCTAAAGAAGCTTTTCAAAATTTAGAACTCGAATTACCACCCCTCCAAGAACAAAAAGCCATAGCATCCATCCTCTCTGCTATAGACGACAAAATAGAAAACAACCTAGCTATTAACAAAACACTAGAAGATATGGCTATGGCCTTATATAAACATTGGTTTGTAGATTTTGCCCCCTTTCAAGATGGTGCGTTTGTAGATAGTGAACTTGGACAAACTCCTAAAGGTTGGGAGGTTAAGAAACTTGTTGATTTTTGCAACTTAACTATGGGACAGTCTCCAAAATCGGAATTTTATAACGATAAAAAAATAGGCTTTCCATTTCATCAAGGAGTTAAAGATTATGGAGAAAGATTTCCTGAAGATATTACCTATTCAACAGAAGGTAATCGATATGCAGAGGAGGGCGATATTTTATTTAGTGTTAGAGCTCCCGTGGGAAGATTGAACATTGCAAAAAATAAAATCATTTTAGGACGTGGTTTAGCATCCTTAAGACTTAAAAATCATTCTGAAAATGGTTTTCTATTCTACTTGTTAAAAAACAAATTTACTGCTGATGATATTATTGGAGATGGAACAGTATATAAATCTGTAAACAAAAAGGAAATAGAAGATTTGTATTTCGTACTTCCTGATTTCAAAATCATTGCAGAGTTCAATAAATTGATAGCAAGCATTGATAATCAATATTTGAGTAATTACACAGAAAACCAAACCCTTATTCAATTACGAAACACCCTATTACCAAAATTAATAAGTGGAGATATTCAATTAAAAGCAATTAGACAACAAGTCGAAAATGCTCTCTAA